The proteins below are encoded in one region of Streptomyces sp. NBC_00490:
- a CDS encoding GAF domain-containing protein — translation MAHPPTDVTQLAAVDAARAARVLSDVRSATLSGQRAPVAPRPVIEQSWGRMLRGGVDPDHDFRTGLLSREEVQRRRETSALRHVLPVLRQGLVSVADAAHHIMVVADEDGRVLWREGSSPVLRKADGTGFELGADWRESVIGTNGIGTPVVARRPVQVFASEHFVRSQTSWTCTGAPITDPRDGRLIGVVDVSGPLDTMHPATLAWVDSVAKLAEARLRELHQASLEQLRAVGAPVLARLGGRALVVDGDGWTAAVTGMPYQNRIGLPRSLTAGRRWLPTLGLCSVEPLAGGWLVRAAAEPVPAGTARIVLDLSQPRRWSVTVSGIAGSWSHELSPRHAELLYLLAVHRGGRSAAGLAEDMFGDPERRVTVRAEMSRIRRYLGGLLEHRPYRFCEGAEVEVLRPADPHDLLPHSTAPAVTGKRLSAHLP, via the coding sequence GTGGCGCACCCGCCGACGGACGTCACCCAGCTCGCCGCCGTGGACGCGGCGCGCGCGGCACGGGTGCTCAGCGACGTGCGCTCCGCCACGCTCTCCGGGCAGCGGGCCCCGGTCGCACCCCGTCCGGTGATCGAGCAGTCCTGGGGGCGGATGCTGCGCGGCGGGGTCGACCCCGACCATGACTTCCGGACCGGGCTGCTGTCCCGGGAGGAGGTGCAGCGGCGGCGCGAGACCTCGGCGCTGCGGCACGTCCTGCCGGTGCTGCGGCAGGGGCTGGTGTCGGTCGCGGACGCCGCCCACCACATCATGGTCGTCGCCGACGAGGACGGCCGGGTGCTGTGGCGGGAGGGCAGTTCCCCGGTGCTGCGCAAGGCCGACGGGACCGGCTTCGAACTCGGCGCGGACTGGCGGGAGAGCGTCATCGGCACCAACGGCATCGGCACCCCGGTGGTGGCCCGCCGGCCGGTGCAGGTCTTCGCCTCCGAGCACTTCGTGCGTTCGCAGACCTCCTGGACCTGCACCGGGGCGCCGATCACGGACCCGCGGGACGGCCGGCTGATCGGTGTGGTGGACGTGAGCGGCCCGCTGGACACGATGCATCCGGCGACCCTCGCCTGGGTCGACTCGGTCGCCAAGCTCGCCGAGGCCCGGCTGCGGGAGCTGCACCAGGCCTCCCTCGAGCAGCTGCGCGCGGTGGGGGCGCCGGTGCTGGCGCGGCTCGGCGGCCGGGCCCTGGTGGTGGACGGGGACGGCTGGACGGCCGCGGTGACCGGGATGCCGTACCAGAACCGGATCGGGCTGCCCAGGTCGCTGACGGCGGGCCGGCGGTGGCTGCCGACGCTGGGCCTGTGCTCGGTGGAGCCCCTCGCGGGGGGCTGGCTGGTGCGGGCGGCGGCGGAGCCGGTACCGGCGGGCACCGCCCGTATCGTCCTGGATCTGTCGCAGCCGCGCCGCTGGTCGGTGACGGTGTCCGGGATCGCCGGGTCGTGGAGCCACGAACTGAGTCCTCGGCACGCCGAGTTGCTGTATCTGCTGGCCGTGCACCGGGGCGGTCGCAGCGCGGCGGGCCTGGCCGAGGACATGTTCGGCGACCCGGAGCGCAGGGTGACGGTGCGTGCGGAGATGTCCCGGATCCGCCGATATCTCGGGGGACTTCTGGAACACCGGCCGTATCGTTTCTGCGAAGGTGCGGAGGTCGAGGTTCTCCGCCCCGCGGACCCGCACGACCTGCTGCCGCACTCCACGGCACCCGCGGTGACCGGCAAGCGGTTGTCCGCACACCTGCCCTGA
- a CDS encoding acyl-CoA dehydrogenase family protein gives MAGSTHTVTNQPPPLIGHDVYTADKALVAAVERHVDPLHLDDVRSELVAFGKTSGSAQVQEWGAQANENPPRLRTHDRYGHRVDEVDFHPAWHRLLGKGVSAGLTAAWTRPAGHVRRAAAFLIWTQVDAGNLCPLSMTHAAVPALRTDPALAEEWEPRLTSMVYDRELRPAHQKAGALFGMGMTEKQGGSDVRAGTTRATPLAEDGTYELTGHKWFCSAPMSDGFLVLAQAPEGLTCFLVPRVLDDGTRNPFRIQRLKDKLGNRSNASAEVEFDGTWARRVGEEDRGVRTIIEMVAATRLDCVLGSAGLMRQAVTQAVHHCTYREAFGGKLVDKPLMRNVLADLALESEAATTLALRLAAAYDDGGEQERAFLRIAVPAAKYWVTKRCPPVTLEAAECLGGNGYVEDSGMPRLVRESPLNSIWEGAGNIQALDVLRALQREPLALNAYLQEVGKARGADHRLDGAIKNLLTELADLEGVEARARRLTERLALVLQGSLLVRFAPPEVADAFCASRLGGDGGTAFGTLPHSLPLASLVERARPT, from the coding sequence ATGGCAGGCAGCACGCACACGGTGACCAACCAGCCCCCGCCCCTGATCGGCCACGACGTCTACACAGCCGACAAAGCCCTGGTGGCGGCGGTGGAACGGCATGTGGACCCCCTACACCTGGACGACGTCCGAAGCGAACTGGTCGCCTTCGGCAAGACCTCCGGTTCCGCCCAGGTCCAGGAATGGGGCGCACAGGCCAACGAGAACCCGCCCCGTCTGAGGACCCACGACCGCTACGGCCACCGCGTCGACGAGGTCGATTTCCACCCGGCCTGGCACCGCCTCCTCGGCAAGGGCGTCTCCGCCGGTCTCACCGCCGCCTGGACCCGCCCCGCCGGCCACGTCCGCCGAGCCGCCGCGTTCCTGATCTGGACCCAGGTCGACGCCGGCAACCTCTGCCCCCTGTCGATGACCCACGCCGCCGTCCCCGCCCTCCGCACGGACCCCGCCCTCGCCGAGGAGTGGGAGCCCCGGCTGACCTCGATGGTCTACGACCGTGAGCTGCGGCCCGCGCACCAGAAGGCGGGCGCCCTGTTCGGCATGGGGATGACGGAGAAGCAGGGCGGCAGCGACGTACGGGCGGGCACCACCCGGGCCACCCCGCTGGCCGAGGACGGCACCTACGAGCTGACCGGCCACAAGTGGTTCTGCTCGGCCCCCATGTCGGACGGGTTCCTCGTCCTCGCCCAGGCCCCCGAGGGCCTCACCTGCTTCCTCGTCCCGCGCGTCCTGGACGACGGCACCCGCAACCCGTTCCGTATCCAGCGCCTCAAGGACAAGCTCGGCAACCGCTCCAACGCCTCCGCCGAGGTCGAGTTCGACGGCACCTGGGCACGCAGGGTCGGCGAGGAGGACCGGGGGGTGCGGACCATCATCGAGATGGTCGCGGCGACCCGGCTCGACTGCGTGCTCGGTTCGGCGGGTCTGATGCGGCAGGCCGTCACCCAGGCCGTCCACCACTGCACCTACCGCGAGGCCTTCGGCGGCAAGCTCGTCGACAAGCCCCTGATGCGCAACGTGCTGGCCGATCTCGCCCTGGAGTCCGAGGCGGCGACCACCCTCGCGCTGCGGCTCGCGGCGGCCTACGACGACGGCGGCGAGCAGGAGCGGGCCTTCCTGCGGATCGCGGTGCCGGCCGCCAAGTACTGGGTGACCAAGCGCTGCCCCCCGGTGACGCTGGAGGCCGCCGAGTGCCTGGGCGGCAACGGCTACGTCGAGGACTCCGGCATGCCCCGGCTGGTGCGCGAGTCCCCGCTCAACTCGATCTGGGAGGGCGCGGGCAACATCCAGGCCCTGGACGTGCTGCGGGCCCTGCAACGAGAGCCCCTGGCGCTCAACGCCTACCTCCAGGAGGTCGGCAAGGCCCGCGGCGCCGACCACCGCCTGGACGGCGCGATCAAGAACCTCCTGACGGAACTGGCCGACCTGGAGGGCGTAGAGGCCCGAGCCCGACGCCTCACCGAACGCCTCGCCCTCGTCCTCCAGGGCTCCCTACTGGTCCGTTTCGCACCCCCGGAGGTAGCCGACGCCTTCTGCGCGTCCCGCCTAGGCGGAGACGGCGGCACAGCCTTCGGCACCCTGCCCCACAGTCTGCCGCTGGCTTCCCTCGTGGAGCGCGCCCGACCGACCTAG
- a CDS encoding non-ribosomal peptide synthetase: MNTIPQWTLDPRPGTAVYEVRLPDGLPVDAQAVRAAHDRVLATFSADRDDTVLHVTLTGRTLRLRYRTDVLDREAAARITGYHLSALTTPVRRSLLSEAELRFQLEELAGPRRPLPDRRVHELFEERAAAHPGTVAAVEGDRQWTYGELNSRANRIGRALLEHGLRPEGVVGVIMERNLDWLAAVLGVLKAGGVYLPIEPHLPAGRVRAILTRADYDLVLTKDSVAAAYEEDHAGTDLGVPVAADRLAYICFTSGSTGEPKGAMCEHAGFVNHVLAKLEDLDIGPGQVVAQTAPQCLGVSLWQLLAALLVGGRTLLIGQDTIQDVPRFLDTIERGRVNVLQVVPPYLEAVLAELERRPRELPHLRRVSVTGEAVRKELVERWFAARTGIPLVNAYGLTETSGDTHHEVMDRVPDGARVPLGRPIANVRIYIVDERLLPVPLGAPGEIVFSGVCVGRGYVDDPERTEAAFTEDPFRPGERLYRSGDHGRRLPDGRLEFLGRRDTRVRIRGFRVEIGEIESALLRVPGVLDAAVVVVRGTRLVAFCTGAAPVDADVVREKLAGSLPAHMIPSVVHWHRRLPLTANGKTDRRTLTALAEDLDTRTDGPRTPVELRLAAAWAEVLGIPADGIGRHDHFFDRGGTSLTAVKLATALDRAITLKDVVRHPVLADLAGLLDRTA; encoded by the coding sequence ATGAACACGATCCCGCAATGGACCCTCGACCCGAGGCCCGGCACCGCGGTGTACGAGGTCAGGCTGCCGGACGGCCTGCCGGTCGACGCACAGGCCGTCCGGGCCGCACACGACAGGGTGCTCGCCACCTTCTCCGCGGACCGCGACGACACCGTCCTCCACGTCACCCTCACCGGCCGCACGCTGCGTCTGCGCTACCGCACCGACGTCCTGGACCGCGAGGCCGCCGCCCGGATCACCGGCTACCACCTGAGCGCCCTCACCACCCCGGTACGGCGCAGCCTGCTGTCCGAGGCCGAACTCCGCTTCCAGCTGGAGGAGCTCGCCGGTCCGCGCCGCCCGCTGCCCGACCGGCGGGTCCACGAACTGTTCGAGGAGCGGGCGGCGGCCCACCCCGGCACCGTGGCCGCCGTGGAAGGGGACAGGCAGTGGACGTACGGCGAACTCAACTCCCGGGCGAACCGCATCGGCCGGGCCCTGCTGGAGCACGGACTGCGGCCCGAGGGTGTCGTCGGCGTCATCATGGAACGCAACCTCGACTGGCTGGCCGCCGTCCTGGGCGTCCTCAAGGCGGGCGGTGTGTATCTGCCGATCGAGCCGCACCTCCCGGCCGGACGCGTCAGGGCGATCCTCACCCGCGCCGACTACGACCTCGTCCTCACCAAGGACTCCGTGGCGGCCGCCTACGAGGAGGACCACGCCGGGACCGACCTCGGTGTCCCCGTCGCGGCGGACCGACTGGCGTACATCTGCTTCACGTCGGGCTCCACGGGCGAGCCCAAAGGCGCGATGTGCGAGCACGCCGGTTTCGTCAACCACGTCCTCGCCAAGCTGGAGGACCTGGACATCGGCCCCGGGCAGGTGGTCGCGCAGACCGCGCCGCAGTGCCTCGGCGTCTCCCTGTGGCAGCTGCTGGCCGCGCTGCTGGTGGGCGGGCGGACGCTGCTGATCGGGCAGGACACGATCCAGGACGTGCCGCGGTTCCTGGACACCATCGAGCGCGGCCGGGTCAACGTGCTCCAGGTGGTGCCCCCGTATCTGGAGGCGGTGCTGGCCGAGTTGGAGCGCCGGCCACGTGAACTGCCCCATCTGCGCCGGGTGTCGGTGACCGGGGAGGCGGTGAGGAAGGAGCTGGTGGAGCGCTGGTTCGCGGCCCGCACCGGGATCCCGTTGGTCAACGCGTACGGTCTGACGGAGACTTCGGGCGACACCCACCACGAGGTCATGGACCGGGTGCCTGACGGGGCGCGGGTCCCTCTGGGGCGGCCCATCGCCAACGTGCGGATCTACATCGTCGACGAGCGGTTGCTGCCCGTGCCGCTGGGCGCGCCCGGCGAGATCGTCTTCTCCGGGGTGTGCGTGGGCCGCGGATACGTCGACGATCCCGAGCGCACGGAGGCGGCGTTCACCGAGGACCCGTTCCGGCCCGGCGAGCGGCTGTACCGCAGCGGTGACCACGGGCGCCGGCTGCCCGACGGGAGGCTGGAGTTCCTCGGCCGCCGGGACACCCGGGTGAGGATCCGCGGCTTCCGTGTCGAGATCGGCGAGATCGAGAGCGCGCTGTTGCGGGTGCCCGGCGTCCTTGACGCGGCGGTGGTCGTCGTACGGGGGACGCGACTGGTCGCGTTCTGCACCGGGGCGGCGCCGGTCGACGCGGATGTCGTACGCGAGAAGCTGGCCGGCTCGCTGCCCGCGCACATGATCCCGTCGGTCGTGCACTGGCACCGGCGGCTGCCGTTGACCGCCAACGGCAAGACCGACCGGCGCACGCTGACCGCGCTCGCCGAGGACCTCGACACACGCACGGACGGGCCCCGTACGCCGGTCGAACTGCGGCTCGCCGCCGCCTGGGCCGAGGTGCTCGGGATCCCGGCCGACGGGATCGGCCGTCACGACCACTTCTTCGACCGCGGCGGCACCTCGCTGACCGCCGTGAAGCTGGCGACCGCCCTGGACCGGGCGATCACCCTCAAGGACGTCGTCCGCCATCCGGTCCTCGCGGACCTCGCGGGCCTGCTCGACCGGACCGCCTGA
- a CDS encoding YihY/virulence factor BrkB family protein, whose amino-acid sequence MQPASESPQRPPSGRLHRARALYRDVSKRRTAWLLLKDTVNSCMEYRILGLAAEAAFFTLLSVPPLLLSMIGLLGYVDDWTGTDSISSLEANLLEASRTVLSDKGVRQIAQPILDDVMNGGRPDVISIGFLFALWSGSRAVNVFIDTITVMYGLDGVRGIVKTRLVAFLLFLAALLIGSIALPLMVAGPDAVVRIVPWSETLVQILYWPVVMVLSIAFLTTLYHVSVPVRSPWIEDVPGALVALAMWVLGSFLLRIYLTNTIEGASIYGSLAAAVAVMLWIGVSAFAVLVGAAVNAAIDRVWPAAATAAARAANERVREAQVAEYVARAAAHHKIDPEDPDMPSEFPERWSRFLPPEDVTARLRAHAKSTHPPHKEDGS is encoded by the coding sequence GTGCAGCCAGCAAGTGAATCCCCCCAGCGGCCCCCCTCCGGCCGCCTCCACCGGGCGCGTGCCCTCTATCGGGACGTCTCCAAGCGCAGGACCGCCTGGCTGCTGCTCAAGGACACCGTCAACTCGTGCATGGAGTACCGCATCCTGGGCCTCGCGGCCGAGGCCGCGTTCTTCACGCTGCTGTCCGTGCCGCCGCTGCTGCTCAGCATGATCGGCCTGCTCGGCTACGTCGACGACTGGACCGGAACCGACAGCATCAGCAGCCTGGAGGCCAACCTCCTGGAGGCCTCGCGCACCGTCCTGTCCGACAAGGGCGTACGGCAGATCGCGCAGCCGATCCTCGACGACGTGATGAACGGCGGCCGCCCCGACGTCATCTCCATAGGCTTCCTCTTCGCCCTGTGGTCCGGCTCCCGCGCGGTCAACGTCTTCATCGACACCATCACCGTCATGTACGGCCTCGACGGCGTCCGGGGGATCGTCAAGACTCGACTGGTGGCGTTCCTGCTCTTCCTCGCGGCCCTGCTGATCGGCTCCATCGCGCTGCCGCTGATGGTCGCGGGCCCGGACGCGGTGGTGCGGATCGTGCCGTGGTCGGAGACCCTCGTGCAGATCCTGTACTGGCCGGTGGTGATGGTCCTGTCGATCGCCTTCCTGACCACGCTCTACCACGTGTCCGTCCCTGTGCGCTCTCCCTGGATCGAGGACGTGCCCGGCGCACTGGTCGCCCTCGCCATGTGGGTGCTCGGCAGCTTCCTGCTGCGCATCTACCTCACGAACACCATCGAGGGCGCGTCGATCTACGGCTCCCTCGCCGCCGCCGTCGCCGTGATGCTGTGGATCGGCGTCTCCGCCTTCGCCGTCCTCGTCGGCGCCGCGGTCAACGCCGCGATCGACCGCGTCTGGCCGGCCGCCGCGACGGCGGCGGCCCGCGCCGCGAACGAGCGGGTCCGCGAGGCACAGGTCGCCGAGTACGTCGCACGCGCCGCGGCCCACCACAAGATCGACCCGGAGGACCCCGACATGCCGTCGGAGTTCCCGGAGCGATGGTCGCGGTTCCTGCCGCCGGAGGACGTGACGGCGAGACTGCGGGCCCACGCGAAGAGCACGCACCCCCCGCACAAGGAGGACGGTTCGTAG
- a CDS encoding NmrA family transcriptional regulator, whose product MADNTVKKTVVVTGASGRTGSRVAQAVGAAGFEVRAASRARGFDWENPTTWAEALRDADAAYLMYPSDVGSPAAAEGVGALAREAVGLGVRRLVLLSARGETQALATEEALKSSGARWTVVRASWFSQNFSEGPLVAELRRGELAFLAGEVAEPFLDVRDIADVVAVALTSGDAYVGRTLELTGPRLLSFREAVAEIAGATGRDLAYIPVPARDYGEALVGFGVPPEEAEFLVEVFEGLLDGRNARLTDGVREVLGRAPRDFGDFVREAAAAGVWKG is encoded by the coding sequence ATGGCAGACAACACGGTGAAGAAGACAGTGGTGGTGACCGGGGCCTCGGGTCGTACGGGCAGCCGGGTGGCTCAGGCGGTGGGGGCGGCGGGGTTCGAGGTGCGGGCCGCGTCCCGGGCCCGGGGCTTCGACTGGGAGAACCCGACGACCTGGGCGGAGGCCCTGCGGGACGCGGACGCGGCGTATCTGATGTACCCCTCCGACGTCGGCTCCCCCGCGGCGGCCGAGGGTGTCGGGGCACTCGCCCGGGAGGCGGTCGGCCTCGGCGTACGGCGGCTGGTGCTGCTGTCGGCGCGGGGTGAGACGCAGGCGCTGGCGACGGAGGAGGCGTTGAAGTCGTCGGGGGCGCGGTGGACGGTCGTACGGGCGTCGTGGTTCTCGCAGAACTTCAGTGAGGGGCCGCTGGTGGCGGAGCTGCGCCGGGGGGAGCTGGCGTTTCTGGCGGGTGAGGTCGCGGAGCCGTTCCTCGATGTGCGGGACATCGCGGACGTGGTCGCGGTGGCGTTGACGTCCGGGGACGCCTATGTGGGGCGGACCCTGGAGCTGACGGGGCCGCGGTTGCTGTCGTTCCGGGAGGCGGTCGCGGAGATCGCCGGGGCCACCGGGAGGGATCTGGCGTACATCCCGGTTCCGGCGCGGGACTACGGGGAGGCGCTGGTGGGGTTCGGGGTGCCGCCGGAGGAGGCGGAGTTCCTGGTGGAGGTGTTCGAGGGACTGCTCGACGGGCGGAACGCGCGTCTCACGGACGGGGTCCGGGAGGTGCTGGGGCGTGCGCCTCGGGACTTCGGGGACTTTGTCCGGGAGGCTGCGGCGGCGGGGGTCTGGAAGGGGTAG
- a CDS encoding AraC family transcriptional regulator: MDALAGLLEGPRARGAFMIRACFEPPWCIRIEDRAPLTVMLMIRGEAWITPDAGERSEMGVPPAEGWGRVRLRAGDLAIARGPDPYTCADDPGTEPQAVILPGAECHYPDGRALNGSMDLGVRTWGDRLDGSAVMLIGTYLWQGEVSARLLDALPPLLTLTSDVWDCPLTPFLMDEIVRDEPGQEVVLDRLLDLLVIAALRAWFSRPEAAAPAWYRAMADPVVGRVLRLVQDDPAHPWTVASLAAKAGVSRAALARRFTELVGEPPMTYLTGWRLALAADRLRDSDATLDAIARQVGYGSAFALSSAFKRVYGVSPQEHRGRVA; encoded by the coding sequence ATGGACGCTCTCGCAGGCCTCTTGGAGGGTCCCCGCGCGCGGGGCGCCTTCATGATCCGAGCGTGTTTCGAACCCCCCTGGTGCATACGCATCGAGGACCGCGCCCCCCTCACCGTCATGCTCATGATCCGCGGCGAGGCGTGGATCACGCCGGACGCGGGCGAGCGGAGCGAGATGGGGGTCCCCCCGGCCGAAGGCTGGGGGAGGGTACGGCTGCGGGCCGGCGACCTCGCCATCGCCCGCGGCCCCGACCCGTACACCTGCGCCGACGACCCCGGCACGGAACCCCAGGCGGTGATCCTGCCGGGCGCCGAGTGCCACTACCCGGACGGGCGTGCCCTGAACGGCTCCATGGACCTGGGCGTGCGGACCTGGGGCGACCGGCTCGACGGGTCCGCCGTGATGCTGATCGGCACGTATCTGTGGCAGGGCGAGGTCAGCGCGCGACTGCTGGACGCGCTGCCGCCACTGCTCACCCTCACCTCCGACGTGTGGGACTGCCCGCTCACGCCGTTCCTCATGGACGAGATCGTGCGCGACGAGCCCGGCCAGGAGGTCGTCCTCGACCGGCTGCTCGACCTGCTGGTCATCGCGGCACTGCGGGCGTGGTTCTCCAGGCCCGAGGCGGCGGCACCGGCGTGGTACCGGGCGATGGCGGACCCCGTCGTCGGGCGGGTGCTGCGACTGGTCCAGGACGATCCGGCCCACCCGTGGACGGTGGCGTCGCTCGCGGCGAAGGCCGGGGTTTCCAGGGCCGCCCTCGCTCGGCGGTTCACGGAGCTGGTGGGGGAGCCGCCGATGACGTATCTGACCGGGTGGCGGCTGGCGTTGGCCGCGGATCGTCTTCGGGACAGCGACGCGACGCTCGACGCGATCGCCCGGCAGGTGGGGTACGGGAGTGCGTTCGCGCTGTCCAGTGCCTTCAAGCGGGTGTACGGGGTGAGTCCGCAGGAGCATCGGGGGAGGGTGGCGTAG
- a CDS encoding helix-turn-helix domain-containing protein: MYAEWASRLDGAVVWTNTPSGSGPGRVLPDGCMDLLWHEGRLLVAGPDTRAYVTEGAPTAWAGVRFPPGTAPGLLGVPARELLDRRVELADLWPAAEVRRLTARVNAAADPASGLEEVALRRAADVGPADPLLRHVADALDAGRPVAATADEIGLGARQLHRRCLAAFGYGPKTLARVLRLQRALGLARGGVPYAETAVRAGFADQAHLARDVRELAGVPLTELLGRG, translated from the coding sequence ATGTACGCGGAGTGGGCCTCCCGGCTCGACGGTGCCGTCGTCTGGACCAATACCCCGTCCGGGTCCGGCCCGGGGCGCGTCCTGCCCGACGGGTGCATGGATCTGCTGTGGCACGAAGGGCGGCTGCTGGTCGCCGGGCCCGACACGCGTGCGTACGTCACGGAAGGCGCGCCGACCGCGTGGGCGGGGGTTCGGTTCCCGCCCGGTACCGCGCCCGGGCTGCTCGGCGTTCCCGCCCGGGAGTTGCTCGACCGGCGGGTGGAACTCGCCGACCTGTGGCCGGCCGCCGAGGTACGGCGGCTCACCGCGCGTGTGAACGCGGCCGCCGATCCGGCGAGCGGGCTCGAAGAAGTGGCGTTGCGTCGGGCGGCCGACGTCGGACCGGCCGATCCTCTGCTACGACATGTCGCGGACGCCCTCGACGCGGGCCGGCCGGTCGCGGCGACCGCCGACGAAATCGGGCTCGGCGCCCGCCAGTTGCACCGCAGATGCCTCGCCGCATTCGGATACGGCCCCAAGACCCTGGCCCGGGTGCTGCGCTTGCAACGGGCGCTCGGCCTGGCCCGGGGCGGGGTGCCGTACGCGGAGACGGCGGTGCGCGCCGGCTTCGCCGACCAGGCCCATCTGGCGCGGGATGTCAGGGAGTTGGCCGGTGTGCCGCTGACCGAGCTACTGGGCCGCGGGTAG
- a CDS encoding VOC family protein: MTPRFDAIGLIVSDMAASVAFYRRLGFEFPEGAEQEGHVEAQLPGGLRLLLDTEEVVRSFHASWQPPTGGGRTALALRCDSPAEVDAVYEELVNAGHHGELKPWDAVWGQRYASLLDPDGNGVDLFAPLPAAQ; the protein is encoded by the coding sequence ATGACTCCACGATTCGATGCCATCGGCCTGATCGTCTCCGACATGGCCGCCTCCGTCGCCTTCTACCGCCGCCTGGGGTTCGAGTTCCCCGAGGGGGCCGAGCAGGAGGGGCATGTCGAGGCACAACTGCCGGGCGGCCTGCGGCTGTTGCTGGACACCGAGGAGGTGGTGCGGTCCTTCCACGCGAGCTGGCAGCCGCCGACGGGCGGCGGTCGCACGGCCCTTGCCCTGCGGTGCGACAGTCCCGCCGAGGTGGATGCGGTGTACGAGGAGCTGGTGAACGCCGGTCACCACGGCGAGCTGAAGCCGTGGGACGCCGTGTGGGGCCAGCGGTACGCGAGCCTGCTCGACCCGGACGGCAACGGCGTCGACCTGTTCGCGCCGCTACCCGCGGCCCAGTAG
- a CDS encoding VOC family protein has product MNTIPARLDHLVLATPDLAATVADFTRRTGVAPAPGGVHIGFGTRNHLVSLGGTGYLEIIGPDPEQPEPRGPRPFDVDTLAAPRTVTWAISPPDLDAAVTTARARGYDPGMVHPMSRRRPDGTLLEWRLTDGETQHPSGLVPFLIDWGTAVHPSASGLPATPLLALSATAPDPGEIRALLATLDTELPVTEGPVGLSFTVDTPLGPVSFD; this is encoded by the coding sequence ATGAACACCATTCCCGCACGACTTGACCACCTCGTCCTCGCAACTCCCGATCTGGCGGCGACGGTCGCCGACTTCACGCGGCGTACCGGTGTGGCGCCCGCTCCGGGCGGGGTGCACATCGGCTTCGGCACCCGCAACCACCTGGTGTCGCTGGGCGGCACGGGCTATCTGGAGATCATCGGTCCGGACCCGGAGCAGCCCGAGCCGCGGGGGCCGCGCCCCTTCGACGTCGACACGCTGGCGGCGCCCCGCACGGTGACCTGGGCGATCAGTCCGCCGGACCTGGACGCGGCGGTCACGACCGCCCGGGCCCGGGGGTACGACCCGGGCATGGTGCATCCGATGAGCCGTCGCAGACCGGACGGCACTCTGCTGGAGTGGCGGCTGACGGACGGCGAGACCCAACACCCCTCCGGTCTGGTGCCGTTCCTCATCGACTGGGGCACCGCGGTCCACCCGTCGGCCTCCGGTCTGCCCGCCACTCCCCTGCTGGCACTGTCGGCGACCGCCCCCGACCCGGGCGAGATCCGCGCCCTGCTCGCGACCCTCGACACCGAACTCCCCGTCACCGAGGGGCCGGTGGGGCTCTCCTTCACGGTGGACACCCCGCTGGGGCCGGTCAGCTTCGACTGA
- a CDS encoding ThuA domain-containing protein, with amino-acid sequence MAPRLLVHTRTTDYRHDSIPAAVAAVRTLGAFEVDASEDPTALESPLERYAAIVFLSTSGEILTPTGRERLASYVESGGGFVGVHAAACTEYDWPYYGELLGARFDRHPEYQPGKAVIEDREHPATRHLPAVWDFTDEWYDFRTNPRGTVRVLARADESSYDGGGMGADHPLVWCREQGAGRVFYTALGHAAEAYEDPDFRAHLLGGIRWAARLDGPGPEPGQRSQKTL; translated from the coding sequence ATGGCACCCCGACTCCTCGTCCACACCCGCACCACCGACTACCGGCACGACTCCATCCCGGCCGCCGTCGCCGCCGTACGCACCCTCGGCGCCTTCGAGGTCGACGCGAGCGAGGACCCGACGGCACTGGAGTCACCCCTGGAGCGGTACGCCGCCATCGTCTTCCTCTCCACCAGCGGCGAGATCCTCACCCCGACGGGCCGCGAACGCCTTGCCTCGTATGTCGAGTCGGGCGGCGGCTTCGTCGGCGTACACGCGGCGGCCTGCACCGAGTACGACTGGCCGTACTACGGCGAACTCCTGGGCGCCCGCTTCGACCGGCACCCCGAGTACCAGCCCGGCAAGGCCGTCATCGAGGACCGCGAGCACCCGGCCACCCGACACCTGCCCGCCGTATGGGACTTCACCGACGAGTGGTACGACTTCCGCACCAACCCCCGCGGCACGGTTCGGGTGTTGGCCCGCGCCGACGAGTCGTCGTACGACGGCGGCGGCATGGGTGCCGACCACCCGCTGGTCTGGTGCCGCGAGCAGGGGGCGGGGCGCGTCTTCTACACGGCGCTCGGCCACGCCGCCGAGGCGTACGAGGACCCGGACTTCCGGGCGCATCTGCTGGGCGGGATCAGGTGGGCGGCCCGGCTGGACGGTCCTGGTCCCGAGCCTGGTCAGCGGTCACAGAAAACCCTTTAG